The segment ATTGTTGCTCCGCCTCCACGTCGCGCCCTCGTCGTCGGAAAGGAACGCGCTGCAGTAGTAGAGCGTCGCGCGCTCGGGATTGCTGAAGCTCGCGCCGTACCTCTGCACCGCCCGCACTTCGCCATACGGCTTCGCGCCGATGCCGATGTAGTACGGCACGATGATGCGGCCGCTGCTGTGGACGATCGACTTCTCGTTCGTAATGACGGCGTTCGTTCCGGGCGGGTTGATAGTCACTGGCGGCGACCACGTCGCGCCCTCGTCTTGCGAGGCTGAGAAGATGATGCTCGCCTGGTAGTCGGCCTCGTATGCTCCGGCCTTCGCGGACCCCCGCAGCACAAGGCCGATGCCGCCGGACTTCAGTCTGAAGAGGTTCGTATCGAGGACGGCAACGAAGGGCTCGCCGGTCGTGAGTTTGAGGTGCACGGGCGCGGACCACGTCGCGCCTCCATCGCTGGAAAAGTTCGCCCGAACGGGGAGTGCGGGGTTGGCCCTGCCGGAGGTGTATATCCACATCAGCCGCCCGTCGTTGAGCGGGATCACCGCCCCATAAGACGGGCTCTGGTCTACCTTGCCCATCTTCACGATGGTGTTTACGTATTCAGGCATGGCATGCTCCCGCGAGTTTAGCCGGTGGCGGCTCCGGTGTAGCGGAGCCGTCCGTGGGGAGCATAGTAGAGTCACAGGCCTATTCTGGCAATAGCCTCAGGGCGTCAACGTGCCGGGGGCGGAGAATGCGAAAATGCCGCTGGTCAAGAGTGGCAAGCTTTGGCTCGCGAAGGCGTTCGACTATAGCAAGGACGGAAGCATCTACGAAGCCGATGTCGGAGTCCGCGTACCGTACGCAGAGCTCATGGACACGGAGATAGTCAGCTGGCGTAAGGTCTTCAACCAAGTACGCGCCGGAGAGGACGTCCTCAAGTAAAACAAGAAAAGCCTGAGTCTGGCCACGGCTAGTGAGAAGGTACTCAGTTTCTGCACTAGCGCCATGACCTGGGCACCGTCTTAATATCACCTGCGCTCCTGGCGGTGTCCGAATGGCCGGAGGCAAACATCCCGATGCTCTTGGGCCGAGGTCTATGGCTTTTCGTTTTTTCTTCGAGTGCTTCACGCACAATAGCAGCTACGGATGTGCCTCGCTCGGAGGCAATTGTCCGAAGTCGTTCCAGCAATTCCTCAGGTATAGATATCGTTGTGCGTTCCATGTCATGATCATACCATCGCAGGCCCTTACGTACAATTCAGCTATACATTTCCCTCCGGCGGCTTCCGCCACCCGAGCGCCTCGCGCACTTTCTTGCTCTCTTCCCGCGGGTTTCCTCCAGCTTTTCGCAATGTTACACTCAGTTTGGAAATGCTGCCTTCCCGGTTTTCCTAACACCTAACACCTAACACCTAACACCCAATCCCTGACACCTAACACCATGCCTGACACCAACGTCAAAATTCACGACTATGCCGACGAGCTGATATCCACGCCGCGCGCGCACCTGGCGCTTGATCTGTCGCAGGACGAGCAGGGGCTGAAGCTCAGCCACGACGGGAAGATGCTCGTGGAGTGCTACATCACGCGGGATGGGATGGCTGCGGGCGGGTTCATGGCGAAGGCGCTGGGGGTAAAACTTCCACCGCTGGGAAAGGCCGTGAAGGCGCGCGTCTCCACAGGGGTCCTCTTCCGAGCGGTATCTATAGCGTCGCTGGACTTCAACGTCGAGGAGTCGTTCGAGCTTCTGGAGCGGTGGCTGGAGGAGGCAGAGCTTCAGCGCGGCGGTGAGGATGTGTCGGCGTCGTAGCCCCAGGCAATAGCAGATTAGTTCGGCGTGCCGCCTGGACCCAGGTACTTGTCTGCGGCCGTGCGAAGTTTGTCGTCGAAGGTTACCAGGGGCGCGCCTAGCTTTTTCGAAAGGTATAGATAAGACGCATCGTAAATTGAGAGCTTCGTCTGAAGGGCTATATCCAGAACTTCAGAATGGTCTACCGGCACCCAATGGATCTTCATTGCCAAAGCGAAGCTCAGTTGCGATGCAATTGATTGGTATCGGTATATATCGGCCAGAATCTTCTTTTTCGCTACGTTACACAACTCATAGGCAAGCAAATGAGGCTCGAAAAACTCATCAACCCCCTCAAGTAGGGTCTTGGCTTGGACCGCGGAAGGCTCCTCGAAGGCAATGGCGGCGAAGATAGAGGCGTCCACCACCTTACCTGGCATCCCGGTCCTCTCTTATCCATCGCGTTGATTCGTTGGGCGTTTGTACGCCCAGCGCTTTAGCTCGTTCGCTTAACTCACGGACTGTCACGTATTGAGGCTTGACCGCGGCTTCAAGGATCGCCAAGAGTTCACCATTGACTGATCGATGGTTCTGTTTAGCTCGTTCGCGAAGCAGCTCGGCAATATCGTCAGGTACATTCTTTAAGGTCCAGCTGACTGACATAGCGGTGCTCCTTGGTTGTATATAGGAACCATTCTACCTTCAAAACAGCACCATTGCAACCTCTTTACTCCACGAACCGCCGTATCACGAGGCAGGCGTTCTGGCCGCCGAAGCCGAAGCTGTTGGAGAGGACCGTGTCCACCTTCTTCTGCCGCGCGACGTTCGGGACGTAGTCCAGGTCGCACTCCGGGTCCGGCGTCTCGTAGTTGATCGTCGGGTGTATGGTGCCCGTCTGTATCGTCTTAACGGAAACGACCGCCTCGATCGCGCCCGCGCCGCCGAGGGCGTGGCCGA is part of the SAR202 cluster bacterium genome and harbors:
- a CDS encoding ribbon-helix-helix protein, CopG family; protein product: MERTTISIPEELLERLRTIASERGTSVAAIVREALEEKTKSHRPRPKSIGMFASGHSDTARSAGDIKTVPRSWR
- a CDS encoding type II toxin-antitoxin system VapC family toxin; the protein is MPGKVVDASIFAAIAFEEPSAVQAKTLLEGVDEFFEPHLLAYELCNVAKKKILADIYRYQSIASQLSFALAMKIHWVPVDHSEVLDIALQTKLSIYDASYLYLSKKLGAPLVTFDDKLRTAADKYLGPGGTPN
- a CDS encoding Arc family DNA-binding protein yields the protein MSVSWTLKNVPDDIAELLRERAKQNHRSVNGELLAILEAAVKPQYVTVRELSERAKALGVQTPNESTRWIREDRDAR